Proteins from a single region of Salvelinus sp. IW2-2015 linkage group LG4p, ASM291031v2, whole genome shotgun sequence:
- the LOC111956693 gene encoding multidrug and toxin extrusion protein 1-like, which yields MDSNGIVESRTNGNELTICGSCLRCIRRLIPVEFKKEMIELSTMAGPVVMAQLMVFLVSFVSTIFCGHLGKTELAGVTLAIAVINVTGVSIGYGLSSACDTLISQTFGSRNLLKVGVIVQRAILIQLLACFPCWAVLINTEPILLAVKQSPEVARLSQVYVKIFMPALPATFIYQLEARYLQNQGIIWPQVITGVVANVLNALINYIFLYVLDLGVAGSAWANTISQLSLAAILYAYILWKELHKATWAGET from the exons ATGGATTCTAATGGAATTGTGGAGAGCAGGACGAATGGGAATGAATTGACAATATGTGGGAGCTGTTTGAGATGTATTCGCAGGTTGATTCCTGTTGAATTCAAAAAAGAAATGATTGAATTATCAACAATGGCTGGGCCTGTG GTTATGGCTCAGCTCATGGTCTTTTTAGTGAGTTTTGTCAGTACAATTTTCTGCGGCCATTTGGGGAAGACAGAACTGGCAGGGGTGACTCTCGCCATAGCT GTGATTAATGTTACAGGTGTCTCCATTGGGTATGGTTTATCATCAGCGTGTGACACACTCATATCTCAG ACTTTTGGGAGCCGTAACCTCCTGAAAGTTGGGGTCATTGTACAGAGAGCCATCCTCATTCAACTCCTGGCCTGTTTCCCATGCTGGGCTGTTCTCATCAACACAGAACCAATCCTCCTGGCTGTCAAACAGAGCCCAGAGGTCGCCAG GCTGTCTCAGGTGTATGTGAAGATTTTTATGCCAGCACTCCCA gCCACATTTATTTACCAGCTGGAGGCCAGATATCTACAGAATCAG GGAATCATATGGCCGCAGGTCATCACAGGTGTGGTGGCCAACGTACTGAATGCCCTCATCAACTACATATTCCTCTATGTTCTGGACCTGGGTGTAGC TGGGTCTGCGTGGGCCAACAccatctctcagctctctctggcTGCTATACTTTATGCCTACATCCTGTGGAAGGAACTACACAAGGCCACCTGGGCAGGTGAGACATGA